The following coding sequences lie in one Oceanicola sp. 502str15 genomic window:
- a CDS encoding cytochrome c biogenesis CcdA family protein, whose product MFGIDIMDAALLPAIFIAVVGGLISFISPCVLPIVPPYLAYMGGISMDEMEGQGARGGRRRVLVAAGFFVLGLSTVFLLLGAAASAMGGLFLQNREWFTMAAGLVIMVFGAHFLGIFTLPFLNREARIDAGDRGGSALGAYVLGLAFAFGWTPCLGPILGAILSMAAMEGDVARGALLLAVYALGLGLPFIAVAAFFPRLKGLMGWMKRHMGQIERIMGLLLWTVGLLMLTGAFSDFSYWLLEIFPALATVG is encoded by the coding sequence ATGTTTGGCATCGACATCATGGACGCCGCGCTTTTGCCGGCCATCTTCATCGCCGTCGTGGGCGGCCTGATCTCCTTCATCAGCCCCTGCGTGCTGCCCATCGTGCCGCCCTACCTTGCCTATATGGGCGGGATCTCGATGGACGAGATGGAGGGCCAGGGCGCGCGGGGCGGGCGCCGGCGGGTGCTGGTGGCGGCGGGGTTCTTCGTGCTCGGCCTGTCGACCGTGTTCCTGCTGCTGGGGGCGGCGGCCTCGGCCATGGGCGGGCTGTTCCTGCAGAACCGCGAGTGGTTCACCATGGCGGCGGGGCTGGTGATCATGGTGTTCGGGGCGCATTTTCTGGGCATCTTCACCCTGCCGTTCCTGAACCGGGAGGCGCGGATCGACGCGGGCGACCGGGGCGGGTCGGCGCTGGGGGCCTATGTGCTGGGGCTGGCCTTTGCCTTTGGCTGGACGCCCTGCCTTGGCCCGATCCTCGGGGCGATCCTGTCGATGGCGGCGATGGAGGGCGATGTGGCCCGGGGCGCGCTGCTGCTGGCGGTCTATGCCTTGGGACTGGGCCTGCCGTTCATCGCGGTGGCGGCCTTTTTCCCGCGGCTGAAGGGGCTGATGGGCTGGATGAAGCGGCATATGGGCCAGATCGAGCGGATCATGGGGCTGCTGCTCTGGACGGTCGGGCTGCTGATGCTCACCGGCGCCTTCTCGGATTTCTCCTACTGGCTGCTCGAGATCTTCCCGGCGCTGGCGACCGTGGGGTGA
- a CDS encoding cytochrome P450, which yields MTCPHLPPKPPSRPEKTSLRNYLRLFRADILSAQPAKLYRAWMAEFRTPFFRSYLVNEPALVDLVLKERPDDFPKSDRVREGLAPLLGNSVFVTNGETWKRQRRIIDPAFEGGRLRETFPAMLAAARACVARMEAREGVTEVEEETSHAAADVIFRTLFSIPIEHEIASRVFSEFRAYQRAQPILNLAAFLPLPRWFPRFHAREVKRTAASIRALITELTAARAGEIAAGDAPDDLATKIMTTADPQTGARFDTEEMVDQVAIFFLAGHETSASALAWALYLLAAFPEVQERAAAEAAGLPENPSFSDISGCKFIRDVFREALRLYPPVPMMVRQNVKTETFRNRTVKPGAQIVLSPWHQQRHERLWSDPDGFDPDRWSTEEGRRCGREAYMPFSAGARVCTGAGFAMVEGPLILAMLLRRLRFATVEGRVPRPVAHLTVRAAEGIHLEISRR from the coding sequence ATGACCTGCCCGCATCTGCCGCCCAAGCCGCCCTCGCGCCCCGAGAAGACCTCGCTGCGCAACTATCTGCGGCTGTTCCGGGCCGATATCCTCTCGGCCCAGCCGGCCAAGCTCTACCGGGCCTGGATGGCGGAGTTTCGCACGCCGTTCTTTCGCAGCTACCTGGTGAACGAGCCGGCGCTGGTGGACCTTGTGCTGAAGGAGCGGCCTGACGACTTTCCGAAGTCCGACAGGGTGCGCGAGGGGCTGGCGCCGCTGCTGGGGAACTCGGTGTTCGTGACCAATGGCGAGACCTGGAAGCGGCAGCGGCGGATCATCGACCCGGCCTTCGAAGGCGGGCGGCTGCGCGAGACCTTTCCGGCGATGCTGGCGGCGGCGCGGGCCTGCGTGGCGCGGATGGAGGCGCGCGAGGGGGTGACGGAGGTGGAGGAGGAGACCAGCCACGCGGCGGCGGATGTGATCTTTCGGACGCTGTTCTCGATCCCGATCGAGCATGAGATCGCCTCGCGGGTGTTCTCGGAGTTTCGGGCCTATCAGCGGGCCCAGCCGATCCTGAACCTTGCCGCCTTCCTGCCGCTGCCGCGCTGGTTTCCGCGGTTTCATGCCCGCGAGGTGAAGCGCACCGCCGCCTCGATCCGGGCGCTGATCACCGAGCTGACGGCGGCGCGGGCGGGGGAGATTGCGGCGGGGGATGCGCCCGATGACCTGGCCACCAAGATCATGACCACCGCCGACCCGCAGACCGGCGCGCGGTTCGACACCGAGGAGATGGTGGACCAGGTGGCGATCTTCTTTCTTGCCGGGCATGAAACCTCGGCCTCGGCGCTGGCCTGGGCGCTCTATCTGCTGGCGGCCTTTCCGGAGGTGCAGGAGCGGGCGGCGGCGGAGGCGGCTGGCCTGCCGGAAAATCCATCGTTTTCAGATATCTCGGGCTGCAAGTTCATCCGCGATGTGTTCCGCGAGGCGTTACGGCTCTATCCGCCGGTGCCGATGATGGTGCGGCAGAACGTGAAGACCGAGACCTTCCGTAATCGGACGGTAAAACCGGGGGCGCAGATCGTGCTGTCGCCCTGGCATCAGCAGCGCCATGAGCGGCTGTGGAGCGATCCGGACGGGTTTGACCCGGATCGGTGGAGCACCGAGGAGGGGCGGCGCTGCGGGCGGGAGGCCTACATGCCGTTCTCGGCCGGGGCGCGGGTGTGCACCGGGGCGGGGTTTGCGATGGTGGAGGGGCCGCTCATTCTGGCGATGCTGCTGCGGCGGCTGCGGTTTGCAACGGTGGAGGGTCGGGTGCCGCGGCCGGTGGCGCATCTGACGGTGCGGGCGGCGGAGGGGATTCATCTGGAGATTTCGCGGCGCTAG
- a CDS encoding ribonuclease E/G: MAKKMLIDATHAEETRVVVVDGNKVEEFDFETVNKRQLAGNIYLAKVTRVEPSLQAAFVDYGGNRHGFLAFSEIHPDYYQIPVADRQALLEEERAYAEAQAAEEEAPKKSRRRRSRSKKSDSNDAVATKDVDGEIGGMDVVDLGEEETDDTLVNEEGAEGETRADAGAESASDAADSDQADDDQSDDDQDDHGEDDDETTAADKDEDIESVAEEDVHEEIRQPRKPRPKRYKIQEVVKVRQILLVQVVKEERGNKGAALTTYLSLAGRYCVLMPNTARGGGISRKITNAADRKKLKEIASEIEVPQGAGLIVRTAGAKRTKTEIKRDYEYLKRLWEQIRELTLKSVAPAPIYEEGNLIKRSIRDLYSKEIDEVWVEGEAGYRTAKDFMKMIMPSHSKNVKQYSEGLPLFARYQVESYLAAMFNPTVQLKSGGYIVIGVTEALVAIDVNSGRATKEGSIEETALKTNLEAAEEVARQLRLRDLAGLIVIDFIDMEERRNNNAVEKRFKDKLKTDRARIQVGRISGFGLMEMSRQRLRPGMLEATTQPCPSCHGTGLLRSDDSIGLAILRQIEEEGTKGKNREVLLKAPVGIINFLMNQKREHVASIEARYGLSVRLEADAHLISPDFSLEKFKTATRSIAEVTAPVISIDTTDLPDLDEEEEDQAEAEVETTEAEGSEDKPKRKRRRRRRRRGGGGENGGEENGAESQNGEAQAAEGESAEAGESAEAPAEAQPETAGEAPAEAAGEEKGEETGEEKPKRTRRRRSRKKPEDAPAEAATADASGAEAAPEAPAEAAAPTEEAPAEEAPAEAPAAEEKPKRRRTRKKVVAEEAPAEAAPEVASEVAPEAEAEVVPAPEPEAAPEPAAEEPVLETAEAEASDEPSKPKRKGWWSLGR; encoded by the coding sequence ATGGCTAAGAAAATGCTTATCGACGCCACCCACGCCGAGGAAACTCGGGTTGTGGTGGTCGACGGAAACAAGGTTGAGGAATTCGACTTTGAGACTGTCAACAAACGCCAGCTAGCCGGCAACATCTACCTCGCCAAAGTGACCCGCGTGGAGCCCTCGCTTCAGGCGGCTTTTGTGGATTATGGCGGCAACCGCCACGGCTTCCTCGCGTTCTCGGAAATTCATCCCGACTACTACCAGATCCCGGTGGCCGACCGTCAGGCGCTGCTGGAGGAAGAGCGGGCCTATGCCGAGGCACAGGCCGCCGAGGAGGAGGCGCCCAAGAAGTCGCGCCGCCGCCGGTCGCGCTCGAAGAAGTCCGACAGCAACGATGCCGTCGCCACCAAGGATGTGGATGGCGAGATTGGCGGCATGGACGTGGTCGACCTCGGTGAGGAAGAGACCGACGACACGCTGGTGAACGAAGAGGGCGCCGAGGGCGAGACCCGGGCCGACGCCGGTGCCGAGAGCGCCAGCGACGCCGCCGACAGCGATCAGGCCGACGACGACCAGAGCGACGACGATCAGGACGATCACGGCGAGGACGACGACGAGACCACGGCCGCCGACAAGGATGAAGACATCGAGTCGGTTGCCGAAGAGGACGTGCACGAAGAGATCCGCCAGCCGCGCAAGCCCCGGCCCAAGCGCTACAAGATCCAGGAAGTGGTGAAGGTTCGCCAGATCCTTCTGGTACAGGTCGTAAAGGAAGAGCGCGGCAACAAGGGTGCCGCGCTGACCACCTATCTCTCGCTCGCCGGTCGCTACTGCGTGCTGATGCCCAACACCGCCCGTGGTGGTGGCATCTCCCGCAAGATCACCAATGCTGCCGACCGCAAGAAGCTCAAGGAAATCGCCTCGGAGATCGAGGTGCCCCAGGGCGCGGGCCTGATCGTGCGCACGGCGGGTGCCAAGCGCACCAAGACCGAGATCAAGCGCGACTACGAGTATCTCAAGCGGCTGTGGGAGCAGATCCGCGAGCTGACCCTGAAATCGGTCGCCCCGGCGCCGATCTACGAAGAGGGCAACCTCATCAAGCGGTCGATCCGCGATCTCTATTCCAAGGAGATCGACGAGGTCTGGGTGGAAGGCGAGGCGGGTTACCGCACTGCCAAGGACTTCATGAAGATGATCATGCCGTCCCACTCCAAGAACGTGAAGCAATACAGCGAGGGGCTGCCGCTCTTTGCCCGCTACCAGGTGGAAAGCTACCTGGCGGCGATGTTCAACCCGACGGTTCAGCTGAAGTCGGGCGGTTACATCGTGATCGGCGTGACCGAGGCGCTTGTGGCCATTGACGTGAACTCGGGCCGGGCCACCAAGGAAGGCTCGATCGAGGAGACCGCGCTGAAGACCAACCTGGAGGCCGCCGAGGAGGTGGCCCGCCAGCTGCGCCTGCGCGACCTTGCCGGCCTCATCGTGATCGACTTCATCGACATGGAGGAACGGCGCAACAACAACGCCGTGGAGAAGCGCTTCAAGGACAAGCTGAAGACCGACCGGGCCCGCATTCAGGTGGGCCGGATCTCGGGCTTCGGTCTGATGGAGATGTCGCGCCAGCGGCTGCGTCCGGGGATGCTGGAAGCCACGACCCAGCCGTGCCCCTCGTGCCATGGCACCGGGCTGCTGCGCTCGGATGACAGCATCGGTCTCGCCATCCTGCGCCAGATCGAGGAAGAGGGCACCAAGGGCAAGAACCGCGAGGTTCTGCTGAAGGCGCCCGTGGGGATCATCAACTTCCTGATGAACCAGAAGCGCGAGCATGTGGCCAGCATCGAGGCGCGCTATGGCCTGTCGGTGCGGCTGGAGGCGGATGCGCATCTGATTTCGCCCGACTTCTCGCTGGAGAAGTTCAAGACCGCGACCCGGAGCATCGCCGAGGTGACGGCCCCGGTGATCTCGATCGACACCACCGATCTGCCCGACCTCGACGAGGAAGAGGAAGATCAGGCCGAGGCCGAGGTGGAGACCACCGAGGCCGAAGGCAGCGAGGACAAGCCCAAGCGCAAGCGCCGTCGGCGTCGTCGGCGTCGCGGTGGCGGCGGTGAGAACGGTGGCGAGGAGAACGGCGCGGAGAGCCAGAACGGCGAGGCGCAGGCTGCCGAGGGCGAGAGCGCCGAGGCAGGCGAGAGCGCAGAGGCCCCGGCCGAAGCCCAGCCCGAGACTGCTGGCGAGGCCCCGGCCGAAGCTGCTGGCGAGGAGAAGGGCGAAGAGACTGGCGAGGAGAAGCCCAAGCGCACCCGTCGCCGTCGCTCGCGCAAGAAGCCCGAGGATGCGCCGGCTGAAGCTGCAACTGCTGACGCCTCAGGTGCAGAGGCCGCGCCCGAGGCCCCTGCCGAAGCGGCAGCCCCGACGGAGGAGGCTCCGGCAGAGGAGGCCCCCGCAGAGGCGCCCGCAGCCGAGGAGAAGCCCAAGCGCCGCCGCACCCGCAAGAAGGTGGTGGCCGAAGAGGCACCTGCCGAGGCTGCGCCGGAAGTGGCCTCCGAGGTTGCCCCCGAGGCCGAAGCCGAGGTTGTGCCCGCCCCCGAACCGGAGGCCGCACCCGAACCTGCCGCCGAGGAGCCGGTGCTGGAAACCGCCGAGGCCGAGGCCAGCGACGAGCCGTCCAAGCCCAAGCGCAAGGGCTGGTGGTCGCTCGGTCGCTGA
- a CDS encoding HD domain-containing protein, with amino-acid sequence MSPLDARIAFLTEACKLRSVERASKLADGSRHENSGEHSWHLALFALVLADEAPEGVSIDRVIRMALIHDLVEIDAGDAPIFEAGLDQGAIEAAEAAAADRIFGMLPPGQGAELRALWDEFEEARTPDARFAKALDRFQPPVLNLANGGASWVPYGVDYAKVEARLKPPMERGAPSLWAWIGPRIRAFFGATAD; translated from the coding sequence GTGTCACCGCTCGATGCCCGCATCGCCTTTCTGACCGAGGCCTGCAAGCTGCGCTCCGTCGAGCGCGCCTCCAAGCTGGCCGATGGCTCGCGGCACGAGAACTCGGGCGAACATTCCTGGCACCTCGCGCTCTTTGCGCTGGTGTTGGCCGATGAGGCCCCCGAGGGGGTCAGCATCGACCGGGTGATCCGCATGGCGCTGATCCACGACCTCGTCGAGATCGACGCCGGCGATGCTCCGATCTTCGAGGCCGGGCTGGACCAGGGCGCGATCGAGGCCGCCGAGGCCGCCGCAGCCGACCGGATCTTCGGCATGCTCCCGCCCGGCCAGGGCGCCGAGCTGCGCGCCCTCTGGGACGAGTTCGAAGAGGCCCGCACCCCGGATGCCCGCTTCGCCAAGGCACTCGACCGCTTCCAGCCCCCGGTGCTCAACCTCGCCAACGGCGGCGCAAGCTGGGTGCCCTACGGCGTGGATTACGCCAAGGTCGAGGCCCGGCTGAAACCGCCGATGGAGCGCGGCGCCCCCTCGCTCTGGGCCTGGATCGGCCCGCGCATCCGCGCCTTTTTCGGCGCGACGGCAGACTGA
- a CDS encoding cysteine desulfurase family protein — protein sequence MSRVYLDYNATAPLLPEARAAMLSAMELCGNPSSVHAEGRAAKAAVERARAQVAAGVGCKPQEVVFTGGATEAAQVLSAGAVVEPTAHDALWAHHAGEGRIYAMGLANSETGVILPVPQERPCELLLLDVTQVVGRIPFAFGWSGADLAILSAHKLGGPKGVGALIVREGLDIAPLLKGGGQEMGRRSGTENVIGIAGFGAAVEAAQKRLEAGVWAQVAERRDILEARVAEAAPGAIFIGQEAERLPGTACFAAPGWKGETQVMAMDLAGFAISAGSACSSGKVKESRVLRAMGHGEEIARSAIRVSLGPDTSEEDIARFAEAWAAQYKRHQARVA from the coding sequence TTGAGCCGGGTCTACCTCGATTACAACGCCACGGCGCCGCTGCTGCCCGAGGCCCGCGCCGCGATGCTCTCGGCGATGGAGCTGTGCGGCAACCCCTCCTCGGTCCATGCCGAGGGGCGGGCGGCCAAGGCGGCGGTGGAGCGGGCGCGCGCGCAGGTGGCCGCCGGCGTGGGCTGCAAGCCGCAGGAGGTCGTGTTTACCGGCGGGGCCACCGAGGCGGCGCAGGTGTTGTCCGCTGGCGCTGTGGTGGAGCCGACGGCCCATGACGCGCTTTGGGCCCATCACGCCGGGGAGGGCCGGATCTATGCCATGGGGCTCGCCAACAGCGAGACCGGGGTGATCCTGCCGGTGCCACAGGAACGCCCCTGCGAGCTGTTGTTGCTCGATGTCACGCAGGTGGTCGGCCGCATTCCCTTTGCCTTCGGCTGGTCGGGGGCGGATCTTGCGATCCTGTCGGCCCACAAGTTGGGCGGCCCGAAGGGCGTGGGGGCGTTGATCGTGCGCGAGGGTCTTGATATTGCGCCGCTGCTCAAGGGCGGCGGGCAGGAGATGGGCCGGCGCTCGGGCACCGAGAACGTGATTGGAATTGCCGGTTTCGGCGCTGCCGTGGAGGCCGCGCAGAAGCGGCTGGAAGCCGGAGTGTGGGCGCAGGTGGCAGAGAGGCGCGACATCTTGGAAGCCCGGGTGGCAGAAGCCGCGCCGGGGGCCATATTCATAGGGCAGGAGGCCGAGCGCCTGCCGGGCACCGCCTGCTTTGCCGCGCCGGGTTGGAAGGGCGAAACCCAGGTGATGGCGATGGACCTTGCCGGGTTTGCCATTTCCGCCGGATCTGCCTGCTCCTCGGGCAAGGTGAAGGAAAGCCGGGTGCTGCGGGCCATGGGCCATGGCGAAGAGATCGCCCGCTCGGCCATTCGCGTGTCGCTGGGGCCGGACACGAGTGAAGAAGATATCGCCCGCTTCGCCGAAGCCTGGGCTGCGCAATACAAGAGACACCAAGCGAGGGTTGCGTGA
- a CDS encoding alpha/beta hydrolase, which translates to MPEVIFPGPEGRLEGRYHPQQGVKDAPIAIILHPHPQFGGTMNNRVVYNLHYTFHKMGFTVLRFNFRGVGRSQGEYDQGIGELSDAASALDYLQSMNTNAKHCWVAGFSFGAWIGMQLLMRRPEITGFVSVSPPANMYDFSFLAPCPSSGLILNGTSDRVAPPKDTHALVDKLHEQKGITVTHTEVEGAGHFFEDPYMEEMLGEVDTYVRRRLTETTR; encoded by the coding sequence ATGCCCGAAGTGATTTTTCCCGGCCCCGAGGGTCGGCTCGAAGGCAGGTATCACCCCCAACAAGGCGTGAAAGACGCACCCATCGCGATCATCCTGCACCCGCACCCGCAATTCGGCGGGACGATGAACAACCGGGTTGTCTATAACCTGCACTACACCTTCCACAAGATGGGCTTCACCGTGCTGCGGTTCAACTTCCGCGGCGTGGGCCGGAGCCAGGGCGAATACGACCAGGGGATCGGCGAGCTTTCCGATGCCGCCTCGGCGCTCGACTACCTCCAGTCGATGAACACCAACGCCAAGCATTGCTGGGTCGCGGGCTTTTCCTTCGGCGCCTGGATCGGGATGCAGCTGCTGATGCGCCGCCCCGAGATCACCGGCTTCGTCAGCGTCTCGCCGCCCGCCAACATGTACGACTTTTCCTTCCTCGCGCCCTGCCCCAGCTCGGGCCTGATCCTCAACGGCACCTCCGACCGCGTCGCGCCGCCCAAGGACACCCACGCGCTGGTCGACAAGCTGCACGAGCAGAAGGGCATCACCGTCACCCATACCGAGGTCGAGGGTGCGGGCCACTTCTTCGAAGATCCCTACATGGAAGAGATGCTGGGCGAGGTCGACACCTACGTGCGCCGCCGCCTCACCGAAACCACGCGCTGA
- a CDS encoding ribbon-helix-helix domain-containing protein gives MARPEKHSLTLAGHRTSVSLEPEFWAAFREIAQEKDIPINALAAAIDADRGVERGLASAIRVFVLGHYIGQK, from the coding sequence ATGGCCCGTCCCGAAAAGCACTCCCTCACATTGGCCGGACACCGAACCTCGGTGTCCCTCGAACCCGAGTTCTGGGCCGCCTTCCGGGAGATCGCGCAGGAAAAAGATATTCCGATCAACGCACTGGCTGCCGCAATTGATGCAGATCGCGGGGTAGAGCGCGGCCTGGCCTCCGCCATCCGCGTCTTCGTGCTCGGCCATTACATCGGGCAGAAGTGA
- a CDS encoding Hint domain-containing protein, translated as MGPNLAQAQRLTRADLQADIEEFTAHTVAGTGMFSKAYVAPGLAQLLPNARKLTKALKPKLKSFSRLPEPGTWLESAVSANARVLTPSGAVPAGQIRVGDVVDTKDLGALRVKWIGLTRVTREQLSQSPALCPVRIKAGSIDGTYPRHDLELSPNAGLLMRSNSDPADERLVSATALTRRAGFCKSIPRNGITYVQILLERHGVMVVEGLEMESFHPGNLRPTASEAGLWSEIMAVLPELEHEMETYGPRVRPGLSERARAS; from the coding sequence ATGGGACCGAACCTGGCACAGGCACAGCGGCTGACGCGTGCCGATTTGCAAGCCGACATCGAAGAGTTCACCGCGCATACGGTTGCTGGAACCGGCATGTTTTCAAAGGCCTACGTGGCCCCCGGGCTGGCACAACTGCTGCCCAACGCCCGCAAGCTGACCAAGGCCCTCAAGCCCAAGCTCAAGAGCTTCTCGCGCCTCCCCGAGCCGGGCACCTGGCTCGAAAGCGCCGTATCCGCCAATGCCCGCGTCCTGACCCCCTCGGGCGCCGTGCCCGCCGGTCAGATCCGGGTCGGAGACGTGGTCGACACCAAGGATCTCGGCGCGCTGCGGGTCAAATGGATCGGACTCACCCGCGTGACCCGCGAGCAGCTGTCGCAGAGCCCCGCGCTTTGCCCGGTGCGGATCAAGGCCGGCAGCATCGACGGCACCTACCCGCGCCACGACCTCGAACTGTCTCCCAATGCCGGGCTGCTGATGCGCTCCAATTCCGACCCCGCCGACGAGCGGCTGGTCTCGGCCACGGCGCTGACCCGCCGCGCCGGCTTCTGCAAGTCGATCCCGCGCAACGGCATCACCTACGTCCAGATCCTGCTGGAGCGGCATGGCGTCATGGTGGTCGAAGGGCTGGAGATGGAAAGCTTCCACCCCGGCAACCTGCGCCCCACCGCCTCCGAGGCCGGCCTCTGGTCCGAGATCATGGCCGTTCTGCCCGAGCTGGAGCACGAGATGGAAACCTACGGCCCCCGGGTCCGCCCCGGCCTGAGCGAGCGCGCAAGAGCCTCCTAG
- a CDS encoding VOC family protein — translation MLRLDHLTVIAPSLAEGLAHVQGCLGLSVPERGRHLYMGTHNHRMQLGQGVYLEIVAVDPDGLPPGRPRWFGLDDAAQVAANWAAGRRLRGWVANCADIPRVLAQHGEIFGACAGLPFEAPEFGFTLRDDGRLPLDGAAPSLIDHRGDTAYIAALPDLGARLTRWELHHPDPARIEALFAELELDRPPRLVPGPETRFRAEIDTPAGPRVLS, via the coding sequence GTGCTGAGGCTCGATCATCTGACGGTCATTGCACCAAGCCTTGCGGAGGGGCTGGCCCATGTGCAGGGCTGCCTCGGCCTCTCCGTGCCAGAGCGCGGCCGGCACCTCTACATGGGCACCCACAATCACCGGATGCAGCTTGGGCAGGGCGTCTATCTCGAGATCGTGGCGGTCGACCCGGACGGCCTCCCGCCGGGGCGGCCCCGGTGGTTTGGCCTCGACGACGCGGCACAGGTCGCGGCGAATTGGGCGGCGGGCCGTCGGCTGCGCGGCTGGGTGGCCAATTGCGCCGATATCCCCCGCGTCCTCGCGCAGCACGGCGAGATCTTCGGCGCCTGCGCGGGCCTGCCCTTCGAGGCACCCGAGTTCGGCTTCACCCTGCGCGACGACGGGCGCCTGCCGCTTGACGGCGCCGCGCCCTCGCTCATCGACCACCGCGGCGATACGGCCTACATCGCTGCGCTGCCCGATCTCGGGGCGCGACTGACCCGATGGGAGCTGCACCACCCCGATCCTGCGCGCATCGAAGCCCTGTTTGCGGAACTGGAGCTCGACCGCCCGCCGCGGCTGGTGCCGGGCCCCGAAACGCGCTTTCGCGCCGAGATCGACACGCCGGCGGGACCGCGGGTGCTGAGCTGA
- a CDS encoding Rrf2 family transcriptional regulator has protein sequence MKLSTKGRYAMVALADLALAQSGEKSTLVSLAAISKRQSISLPYLEQLFVKLRQGGLVESVRGPGGGYRLARCPGEIRVSEVLEAVDETVSALHTGAGAKGAVSGSRAQSMVNRVWEGLSAQVYVFLHSATLASVIENGMTPCPAVPNLFEIVDEPAEGAQA, from the coding sequence ATGAAGCTCTCGACCAAAGGACGTTACGCGATGGTGGCGCTGGCCGATCTGGCGCTGGCGCAATCGGGAGAGAAGAGCACGCTGGTCTCGCTGGCGGCAATCTCCAAGCGCCAGAGCATCTCGTTGCCCTACCTCGAACAGCTCTTCGTCAAGCTCCGCCAGGGCGGGCTGGTGGAGAGCGTGCGCGGGCCGGGTGGCGGCTACCGGCTGGCGCGCTGCCCCGGCGAGATCCGGGTGTCGGAGGTGCTGGAGGCGGTCGACGAGACGGTGAGCGCGCTGCACACCGGGGCAGGGGCCAAGGGCGCCGTTTCGGGGAGCCGGGCGCAGAGCATGGTCAACCGGGTCTGGGAGGGGCTTTCGGCGCAGGTCTACGTGTTCCTGCACTCCGCCACGCTGGCCTCGGTGATCGAGAACGGCATGACCCCGTGCCCGGCGGTGCCCAACCTCTTCGAGATCGTCGATGAACCGGCGGAGGGGGCGCAGGCTTGA
- a CDS encoding sulfurtransferase TusA family protein, whose translation MTHHAALDATGLLCPLPVLKTARRLRALASGEVLRVETDDPAALIDMPHFCAESGHSLLSQEETATGMIWHLQKK comes from the coding sequence ATGACCCACCACGCCGCCCTCGACGCCACCGGCCTGCTCTGCCCGCTCCCGGTGCTGAAAACCGCCAGGCGGCTCCGGGCGCTGGCCTCGGGCGAGGTGCTCCGGGTCGAAACCGATGATCCCGCCGCCCTGATCGACATGCCCCACTTCTGCGCCGAATCCGGGCACAGCCTTCTGTCGCAGGAAGAAACCGCCACCGGCATGATCTGGCACCTGCAAAAGAAATAG